The sequence below is a genomic window from Sneathiella sp. P13V-1.
TTGTCAAATATTGAGGTGTAAAATGGGCACAAACCGAAATCTTAGACAAAGGTTATTCGTTGCGGCTTTGGCATCGTCATTATTGTCTGTCCCATCATCAGTTATGGCAAACTGCGACACTCTTTCTGTTGCTGCTGCCAAAATCCCTCATTTCTCTGAAAGTGCCGACAAGGGTATCTTTATCTCGTTAATCCGCGAGGCGGCCACTCGGGCAAATCTCAACATCGACATTGAGGTCATGCCTAAGAAAAGAGCGTTGGCGCGTTTTTTACGAGGAAATTCCAATACACTTATGCCGCACTCAAGTGCCGGACAAAAGCTGGATGCCTATAAATCTGCGCCTATTTTGGCTAAAATGGACTTAGCCTTTGTCCGAAAAGGGGACACTATTCCTCAATCCATTGACGACCTGTCTGGAAAGACCGTGGGCTTAACCGCTCAATATTCCTACCCAAAGCACCTGACATCCCGCACAGATATCCACTTCGTAAGGCAGGCACAGAATGATGAGGAAAATATCAGAATGCTAGCGGCCGGTCGATATGATGTCGCGATTATTGAGAAATCCTCAGGAAGCCGAGCTGTCAACAAATCTGCAAAAGACAAAATCGATTTTGATTTACAGTCTCCCATAACTGAACTTCAGGTTTGGATCATGTTTTCTAAAGATGACTGCGGCCGGCAGTTGCAGCAGAAAATCAATAAGGCTTTCAAAAGCATGAGAGATGACGATAGCTGGCAAAACCTTTTCAAACAGACTAAAGCTGACAGTTAAAGCATTTAATCTCTGACGATTGTGTTTTGTTTTTTTGTTGAAAGAAGCAAACTCGTCTCGCTGCTTTTGATCTCTTTTATCTGGCGAATAAAACCGAGCAGCTTATCAAACTCCTCCAACGTTTCTGTCCCCAACTCCACAATCAAGTCCCACCGGCCATTGGTGGAGTGAATGGCTAAAACTTCCGCATATCCTGATAGACGGCGTACAATGGCGTCCGATGCCATCCCCGCAATTTCAATCATCATTAAGCCGCGAATGGCATGAGTTTGGCTATCACTCTTTAAAACCACAGAGTATCCCAGAATCTCTCCATCCGCTGAGAGCTTCTCCATTCTGGCTTTGACGGTTGCCCGAGATATTCCAAGATTCTCAGAAATCTCGGTTACTGTTGCACGGCCCGAATGCCGGAGAAAATTTACAATTTTCCGATCTGTATTATTCATTTTGATAATTCGCTAATCCATTTTGTTAATTCATATATCAATTTGATCAATTTTTAAACTATTGAAAGACATTTTTGGTCAATAAACTTCAGAAATGAGATGCCACTGATGGAGAGCAGGACATGTCATTCGAGAATAGAGATTGTGTATTGATAGGCGCTACTATCAGTAGCGGAACGGATATAGAAGGCTGTCAATTAGGCCCAGACACCTTGCGCGCAGCGGGAATTGCAAAAACGCTGGAAGAGCTTGGTCATACCGTCGAAGATACCGGTAATTTGACGCCCCCCACCACAGCGACCTTCAGCAACACGCCCGATGGTGAAAATCTAGCGGAAACAATTAGCTGGAGCCAAGCCCTCCAACAAGTCGGATACGAAACTGTAAGAAACAGAAATTTTCCGATCTTTATGGGGGGGGATCACAGCTTGGCGTTTGGCAGCGTTCCTGGCCTCACCCGTTACGCCCATGAACAGGATCGCCCCCAATTTGTTTTGTGGATTGATGCTCATGCCGATTTTCATTCGCTGGATACAACAGAAAGCGGCAATCTGCATGGCACTCCCGTCGCATACATCACTGGGGATAACAGCTTTGATGGCTTCTTTCCGAAGCTAGATCATACATTAGCGCCTGAAAATCTGATGATTATGGGTATGAGGTCCGTCGACAGAGCTGAAAAAGCCCGCCTGTCTGATGCTGGAATTACCACCCACGACATGCGGCAAATAGACGAAAAAGGGGTCACCGCCCTCCTCACCCCGTTTTTGGAGCGAGTTAAAGAGGAGAACGGTTTCTTACATGTCTCATTTGATGTGGATGGGCTGGATCCGGACATTGCCCCCGCCGTTGGTACGACTGTACCCGGTGGTCTCTCCTATCGTGAGGCCCACCTGATTATGGAAATTCTTCATGACAGCAATCTGGTCACATCACTGGATCTTGCTGAACTAAACCCGCTTTTGGATGTCCGGGGGCAAACCGCCCGCCTGTTAATTGATCTGACCGCCAGCCTTATGGGTCGGCGCGTCTTAAGCTAAATTGGATGGAGATGAAAATGTTGAAACCAGCCCCTTCTTCCCTTGCCATGGTCCCCTTTGTAAGTGTGGACAATATGATGGACCTGATTAATGAAAAAGGTATTGAGACCTTTCTTCTGGAACTTGCCGAGTATATCGAAGATGATTTTCGCAGGTGGCCTGTCTTCGACAAGAAACCACGCGTGGCATCCCATTCAAAAGATGGGGTTATTGAACTTATGCCCACCTGCGATGGGGAGACTTACGGCTTTAAATATGTAAATGGGCACCCAAAGAACACCAAAGAAGGCTATCAAACGGTTACAGCATTTGGCGTTCTTTCCAGTCTGTCGAACGGTTACCCTGTCTTACTTACGGAAATGACCGTTTTGACAGCTCTTCGAACGGCAGCCACTTCTGCAGTAGTTGCTAAATACTTGGCCCCTAAAGGCTCCAAAACCATGGCAATGATTGGAAATGGGGCGCAGTGTGAGTTTCAAGCGATGGCATTTAAAGCCATCTGCGGTATTGATACAGTCCGCCTGTATGACATTGATCCTGCAGCTACAGAAAAAGCCGCCCGCAACTTAATGGGCAGTGGCCTTAACATTGTAAGCTGCACCTCATCGGAAGAAGCCGTATCTAGTGCCGACATCATCACCACTTGTACGGCTGATAAACAATATGCCACGATCCTCACCGACAACATGGTGGGGTCAGGTGTACATTTGAACTGCATCGGCGGAGATTGCCCCGGCAAAACCGAGCTTCACGCAGACATCCTGCATCGCTCCGACATCTTTGTAGAATATCCGCCGCAGACGCGAATAGAAGGAGAAATACAACAGTTGGCGGAAGATCACCCCGTTACCGAGTTTTGGGAAGTTCTAAACGGCACTCAAGAGGGACGCACAAGCGATAGCCAAATCACCCTGTTCGACAGTGTTGGCTTCGCGATAGAGGATTTCTCGGCCCTTCGGTACGTCTATGACCAAGTCCAGAAATCCGATAAATATGTGGACCTGGACATGTTGGCAGACCCAGATGATCCACGGGATCTGTTTGGAATGGTGGCACGCGCAAACGCGGCCACCCATTGATCTAGGACAACAGGAAGTCCACCTTGTGGGCTTCCTCTCCCTGAAAGACCATCGTTTCCTGTTTCGGGGTTGTTGCGATTTCCTTGCCGCGGCGGATCACATGCAATCTTGCGGGGCGTAAACGCAGCGCCTCAATTTCATCACGTGCTTGCAGGACCACAAAGTCTGCGTAGCAACCAACGTCAAGTCCGTATCCTTCCAGCCCCAGCGCCTTCGCGCCGTTGGTCGTCACCGCGCGGAACATCTGACGCATTTGATCTTGCCCTGTCATCTGCCCCACATGAAGACCCATAGATGCCACTTCCAGCATGTCATGTGTACCAAGTGAATACCAAGGATCCATCACGCAATCATGCCCGAAAGCCACGTTGATACCCGCTTCCATCAATTCCTTCACTCGGGTCATACCGCGACGCTTAGGATACGTGTCATGCCGCGCCTGCAGTGTGATATTGATAAGCGGATTAGCAACCGCATGCAGCTCTGCCTCTGCCATTAACGCCATCAGCTTCGATACATAGTAATTATCCATGGAATGCATGGAGGTTAGATGTGATCCGGTGACACGACCTTCCAGTCCCAACCGTGTGGTTTCACAGGCCAATGTCTCCACATGGCGCGACATCGGATCATCGCTTTCATCGCAATGCATATCCACCATCAAACCGCGCTCTGCCGCAAGCTCGCACAAGGCTTTCACAGAGGCCGCGCCATCCGCCATTGTACGTTCAAAATGAGGAATACCGCCCACAACATGAACGCCCTTATCCAACGCGCGGATCAATTGCTCCTCCGCCTTGGGGTCACGATAGAAGCCGTCTTGCGGGAAGGCCACCAGTTGAAGATCCAGATAAGGCTTCACCTCCTCAACAACTTCCAACAAAGCTTCAACTGCCAGAAGGCTCGGGTCGCAAATATCTACATGAGACCTGATCGCAAGGTTACCTTTTGCGATGGCCCAGCGGCAGAAATCATGAGCGCGCTTTTTAATATCCGTTGCATCAAGTAAGGGTTTTACCTCGCTCCAAAGGGCGATCCCTTCCAGAAGAGTGCCGCTTTCATTCACCCTTGGACGCCCATAGGTGAGCGTCGAATCCATATGAAAGTGACTATCCACAAACGGCGTGGTTACAAGATAACCGGATGCGTCCAATACCCGCGCCGCATCCCCATCAATTTTCGGTGCCACTTCAACAATTTTGCCGTCTTTAACAGCAATATCCTGAACTTCCGTAGTTCCTGCCAGTCGTGCATTTTTGACTAAAAGATCAAGCATCGTCACTTTTCCTTATCGCTGACCACGGCGGAACGGCACCAACAAAGCCTTCGGATAGGCCGCTTTTCTCGACATGATAATCAGAGCCAGAATACTGAAAACATACGGCATCATCAGATAGAACTGGTACGGGATCAAGGTGCTGCTTGATTGCTGAACCCGGATCTGGATGGCATCAAAGGCCGCGAATAAAACGGCACCCAGAAGCGCCTTACCCGGACGCCATGAAGCGAAGATCACAAGCGCCACACAAATCCAGCCACGGCCATTCACCATGTCAAAATAGAAGGCGTCGAACACGGAAATGGTCAGAAACGCACCACCGATAGCCATCAAACCACTTCCCAACATAACTGCGGCGGTTCGCACACGATACACATCAATCCCTTGAACTTCGACCGCCATAGGGTTTTCACCAACCATGCGCACTGCAAGCCCTGCCGGGGTTCGGTAAAGGATATAAGCAACAACACCCACCAGTATAAATGCCAGATAGGTAAGCGGGGATTGATTGAACATCGCCTCCCCCAGAACCGGAATATCCGACAGAAGCGGCACTGCATAATTTTCAAACGGTTCGATTTTTGGTGGTGTTGTTACCCCGGGTAGCAGCATTCTGAAGGAATAGTAGCTGAGCGCCATCGACAACATCGTGATCCCGATGCCGGTCACATGCTGCGACAATCCCATGTAAACTGAGAACCAGCTATGCAACAGACCAAATAGCATCCCGAAGATCATGGCCACTAGAACCGCGCTCCACAGATCACCGCCTTGATAAACCCACATCCAGGCGACCATGGCACCGGTTGTCATAATGCCTTCAATACCCAGGTTCAATACACCCGCGCGTTCGCAAATCAATTCACCCAAGGTTCCAAAAATAAGCGGTGTTGCCATCCGAATGGTTGCCGCCCAGAAACCAATATTGAGGAACATATCCAGAAAATCCATGTGTCCCTCCTACCCTTTGAGCCGAATACGCATACGGGTGAGCATCACCGCCAGCATCACCATCAACAACGATCCCGCCGTGATGACATCCGCAATATAGTTGGAGACATTCATCGCCCGGCTCATGCTGTCAGCACCGTTGTAAATGCCCGCAAAGAACAAAGCTGCCAGAATAACACCCAGTGGGTTCAGGCCTGCCAACATGGCAACCGCGATACCTGTATATCCAAAGCCCGGCGAGATATCCAAGGTCAGGTATTCTTTTGTACCAGCAACTTCTGTGACACCAGCGCAGGCAGCAAGACCACCTGAGATAAGCGCGGTTCGAATAATGGTTTTATTGATTGGAATACCAGCAAATTTGGCGGCGTCCTGATTATGACCTACGGCCCGAATTTCCAATCCCCATTTTGTCTTGCTCATCACCAGCCACATACAAACCGCTGCCAGCACTGAGAAAATCAGCCCTGCATGCAGACGGGTTTTGGCAACCAGATTTTCCAAAATGCCCTGCTCAATAACAGGTGCACCTTGTGGCCACCCCATGGCCATCGGATCTTTCCACGGACCAAACAACAGGTAATTGGCAAATAAAAGAACCACGAAATTCAGAAGAAGGGTTGTCACCACTTCGTCCACTTTCAGTTTGGTCTTAAGCAATGCGGGGAACAGCAAAAGAAGTCCTCCTGCAACCGCCCCAACAAAAAACAAAAACGGGATCATCAGAAAGGATGGCAGTTCAATTAAGCCCGTTCCGAAATAGGTGACAGCAAGTGCCCCTGCATATAACTGCCCTTCACCACCGATATTCCAAAGCTTCGCCCGAAAGGCTACTGCTGCGGCTAGACCTGTCAAAATCAGCGGCGTCGCCCGAACCAGTGTTTCCGCGATGGCAAATTTGGATCCGAACGCCCCAACGATTAAGGCGATATACGAGTCTAGCAGCGGTGCGCCCGCCCAAGCGATCAGGCCGCCGCTCAAAATCAAAACAATAGCAACCGCAATAATAGGCGCCGAAATTGTCATCCACAGAGGCGTATGTTGCCTTGGTTCAAGCAGCATGTCCGGCCTCATCTGTTGAATTGTTAAAGCCTTCGCCGCTCATCAGAAGACCAATTTCCTGCTGGGTTACTTTATCCGCATCCAGCGGCACACTGCACATTCCGTGATACATCACCACCACTTTATCCGCGAGGGAAAGAAGTTCTTCCAAATCTTCTGAAATCAGGATGACACCTGCGCCTCTCGCCCGCGCTTTGAAGAGTTGTTCATGCACAAACGTCGCTGCCCCCACATCAAGGCCACGGGTGGGCTGATTAGCCAGAATAATATCCGGATCATTTTCGAGAGCGCGCGCCAGAATAACCTTCTGCATATTCCCGCCTGAAAGGCTCCGGATCATTGTTTCAGGCCCTGCGCCGCGCACATCAAAGGCAGAGATTAAAGATTTTGCATGGGACGCAATACTGCCAGCGTTTAACCAGCCCCATTTTGAAAACCGCGGATTATGATAATCTTCCAGGATCAGGTTTTCTTCGACGGAAAGTTCACCAACCGCGCCCTCAACATGGCGATCTTCCGGCACCCGGCCAACCCCATTTCTGATCATCGCCGCGGGACTGTATTCGGATACTGCTTCGCCTTTAATTTCGCAACTACCCTGAGAGGGCTTTGAAAGTCCCGCGATAAGATCGGACAAGGCCTTCTGGCCGTTACCTGATACACCTGCGATGCCAATAATCTCATATTGGTGTAGGTGAAGCTGAATATTTTTAAGAGAGGTTTGGCCGTCTTCAGTAACTGTTACATTCTCAAAATACAGCAAAGGTGACCCCGCCTGCATTTTGGTGCGCACTGGTTTTTCAATGGCTTCGCCGACCATTTTCTCCGCGATGATCTCACGGGAGGCTTGCTCAACCGGGAAATCGGCAACCAGTTTACCATGGCGCAGAACCGCAATCTCATCCGCGATCGCCATCACCTCACCAAGTTTGTGGGAGATGAAAATTACGGACAATCCTTTTGCCAACATGTCCCGCAATGTCGCAAATAACTGATCTGCCTCTTGGGGTGTCAAAACGGCTGTTGGTTCATCCAAAATCAGAATTCGTGCCCCCCGATACAGCGCTTTCAAGATCTCAACGCGTTGCTTTTCGCCAACGCTTAAGTCTTTCACATAGGCATCTGGGTCGACGCTCAGACCAAACTCGGTGGCCTGTTGTTTAATCTTTTCTTTGGCACCTTTCGTGTCGCGTGTGCCGCGCCACAAGCTTTCGGTGCCAAGGGTAATATTTTCAAGAACGGTCAGGTTATCTGCCAACGTGAAATGCTGGTGCACCATTCCGATCCCATGGGAGATCGCTTCTGCCGGATTGCTTGCCCGAAGCTGTTCTCCAAATACTTCAATTGTGCCTTCATCAGCCAAATAATGGCCGAAAATGATATTCATCAAGGTCGTCTTGCCAGCGCCATTCTCACCCAGAAGCGCCAGAACTTTTCCTTTTTCCAGCGTGAAGCTGATGCTGTCGTTGGCCGTCAGCGATCCAAATCGCTTGGTGATGCCCTTAACAGAAAGAACGGTCTCAATTGTTGACAAGATATCCCCCAGAAAAAAGGGTGAGCGGATCGCTCACCCTATTACACTATACTTAGTATGTGGATTTTGGCTCAGAGTCGATGATTTCGACTTCAAACTCACCCGCCATAATTTTTGCGGAAAGCTCTTCCACTTTGGCTTTAGCAGCCGCAGGGATCTTCGTGTCAAACTCATAGAATGGGGACAGGCTTGCACCGCCTTTTTGCATCATTGTCCATTCTTTATAGTTTTCTGCTTTGTAAGTACCGGCTTTCACCTGACCAACGGCGTAATTGATCGCATTTTCCATGTGCCACAGGGCAGAAGCAACAACCACGTCTTTACCGTTTTCTTCTTTGTTCATGTCGTTCACGTTACCAAAGGCAAGAATGCCTTTTTCACGGGCGGCATCAACAACACCAGCGCGTTCTGCGTAGAGGATATCAACGCCAGCTTCAACCTGCGCATAAGCAAATTCTTTTGCTTTAGGAGGGTCATACCAGGAACCGATAAAGGAAACCTTGAATTCAACGTCAGGATTGACAGACTTTGCACCCGCCATAAAAGCGTGGAACAGACGGTTCACTTCACCAATTGGGTAACCGCCAACCATGCCAATTTTATTGGTTTTGGTCATGGAGCCTGCAATCACACCCATCAGGTAGCATGGTTCGTGAATGTAGTTATCAAAAGCGGAGAAGTTATCACCGTATTTGTCACCAGGATCACCCATCAGAAACGCGATTTCCGGATAATCTTTCGCCACTTTACGGGCTTCACGGCTGATACCGAAAGCTTCGCCGACGATCATCTTGACGCCGCTTTCCGCATATTCGCGCATCACACGGACATAGTCAGTGTTTGCCACTTTTTCGGAGAAAACATATTCGATTTCACCAGCTTTTTCAGCCGCAACCAGCGCACGGTGCAGTGTACCTGCCCATTTTTGCTGTACCGGCACAGTATAGATGCCAGCCACTTTGATTTTTTCAGCCATTGCAGATGTGGCACCAACCAATACGGCGACACCGACCACAATTGCCGAGATGATTTTCTTCATCCCCATTTTGCTCTCCTTGCTGTAGCAGCGGGCCCAATATCCCACTGATTTTCTGTCGTAGATAATCACTGTTTTACAAAAGGCATGCCAATTTCCAGAAGGTGGAGAAAGGGGACCTAATTTAAGTGCGAAATTTGACCAAACGGTCAGCAATCCCTTGCAATTACACAACAATTGGCAACTCTTATAGTGCGATGATAGTTTGATGAAAATCAAAAAATGACAGAAAAATGACGCCGGAATAGCAGTCACTTGATTAAAAATACGGCAGTAGACGACCGATCGTGTTTCGTTCAATAAATCTTATTTGCAAGCTAACGTTACGTCATAGTTGACAATAACCGGTGTTATCCTCAATTTTCATCTGCGCCATAATAAAAAGATCTGCGCGTAGACCGGGGGAGCATATGCTGAAAAAAATCTTCATTACGCTTTGTGTGATTACGGCGATTGTCATCGTCGGCGGTAATTTTTACTTAAAACCAGCCTCGCAAGATTCGGAATATGTGATCTCCAGTGGCACCATTCTGACCATGGATGAAAACACCCCCAAGGCATCCGCGATTTGGGTCAAGGATGGCATCATCAAAGCCCTTGGCCAAAACGCCATCAAAGCCGCTCAAGCAAATAGCCTTCCCATTATCGACCTTAAAGGGCAAACCTTAACTCCTGGTCTGGTGGAACCACATACTCATCCGACGGCGGCCGCATTACTGGGTGCCACCGTTGATGTCAGCGCCATAACGCACAGCAATCGCCAGCAGATCATGGACACTTTGATCAAGGCGTCAGATGGTATTGCCCTGACCCCATGGATGATTGCGTTTGGATGGGATCCTGTCGCCATTCCAGATCTGGAGCCACCAACCTTGGAAGAGTTGGATGCCATCTTGCCAGATCGCCCCATGGTGATCCTGACCCAGATGATGCATGAGGCCTATTTGAACACGGCTGCTTTTAAGGCTGCAGGTGTTAAAATCATCGACAAAGAAGACAGGTTCGAAGGATTTGTTCGGGATGAAAATGGCAAACTCACTGGTACTGTCCGTGAAGTCCATGGCATCAGTGAAATTGTCAGCAAAGCTCCAAGTGCATCCCCCGCAGTCGCGGAACTTTTGCTTCGTCTTCAATATAATAAATATGCCCGTGCCGGATACACGACCATCGGCGTCACCGGTGCTGTTGGCCGTCTGCCCGATCCAGTTGGACTTCTAAAAAAAGTCAGCAAAGAAGATACAAGCCCCCTTCGTACCTTCGTCTATTTATTACCTGACCAAACCGAAAAATATGGGCTGGAAGGGGATGACAATTTTAAAATCGTCGGCATCAAATTCTGGTTGGATGGATCGCCCTTTACTGGTGGCGCAGCGTTCAAAGATGGGTATCATGAAAGCGAGCTGACAGAAAAACTCACCGGCATTCCCCATACCCATCCTTCAACCATGAACTATGACGACAGCATCATTCGCATTCAGGCAGGAAAATACCACGCAAAAGGATACCAGATCGCACTGCACGTTCAGGGAGAGGACGCCATTGATCAGGCTCTCATGGTGTTTGGCGAAATCCAAGCGGAAGATCTTAAACCGGGACTTCATCATCGCCTTGAACATAATGCCCTGATGACACGCGAAGAAATGCGCCGTGCGAAAGAGCTGGAACTTTCTACAGGCTTCTTCGTGGATCATATCTACTATTATGGAGATGCCCTCCCCCATTTAGTCGGGCCAGAACGCGCCAACCGATATATGCCCGTCAAATCCGCATTGGATATGGGACTGGTCACCAGCCTCCATGGAGATCACCCAGCAACCCCCGTCGATGCAATACGTGTCATGCGAACCGCAACTCAGCGTAAATCACGCTCTGGCAAAAACATAACAGCCCCATCAGAGGCCATCACGCCAGAACAAGCCCTTTATGCCATGACGATGGGCGGGGCTTCTCAACTCGGCATGCAGGACAAAATCGGATCTATCGCCGTTGGTAAAAAAGCGGACTTCACCTTATTTGACAAAAGCCCGATTGAAGCGCTTCAAAAAGGTGAAGAGTTCAATGTGGTGAAAACCTGGAAAGGCGGACTGGTCACAGATATCCGACCTGCCACTTTCACGCATCTGTCCCTTATCTGGCAAGCCCTGCTGGAAATAATCAACAAGCCCTCATAAAAGAAAAGCCGGAAAATATCCCTTCCGGCTTACGTTTCAGTCCCAGGTAAAGTGTGTCGTGCTTCCTTCTT
It includes:
- a CDS encoding ABC transporter permease, which produces MDFLDMFLNIGFWAATIRMATPLIFGTLGELICERAGVLNLGIEGIMTTGAMVAWMWVYQGGDLWSAVLVAMIFGMLFGLLHSWFSVYMGLSQHVTGIGITMLSMALSYYSFRMLLPGVTTPPKIEPFENYAVPLLSDIPVLGEAMFNQSPLTYLAFILVGVVAYILYRTPAGLAVRMVGENPMAVEVQGIDVYRVRTAAVMLGSGLMAIGGAFLTISVFDAFYFDMVNGRGWICVALVIFASWRPGKALLGAVLFAAFDAIQIRVQQSSSTLIPYQFYLMMPYVFSILALIIMSRKAAYPKALLVPFRRGQR
- a CDS encoding ABC transporter ATP-binding protein; protein product: MSTIETVLSVKGITKRFGSLTANDSISFTLEKGKVLALLGENGAGKTTLMNIIFGHYLADEGTIEVFGEQLRASNPAEAISHGIGMVHQHFTLADNLTVLENITLGTESLWRGTRDTKGAKEKIKQQATEFGLSVDPDAYVKDLSVGEKQRVEILKALYRGARILILDEPTAVLTPQEADQLFATLRDMLAKGLSVIFISHKLGEVMAIADEIAVLRHGKLVADFPVEQASREIIAEKMVGEAIEKPVRTKMQAGSPLLYFENVTVTEDGQTSLKNIQLHLHQYEIIGIAGVSGNGQKALSDLIAGLSKPSQGSCEIKGEAVSEYSPAAMIRNGVGRVPEDRHVEGAVGELSVEENLILEDYHNPRFSKWGWLNAGSIASHAKSLISAFDVRGAGPETMIRSLSGGNMQKVILARALENDPDIILANQPTRGLDVGAATFVHEQLFKARARGAGVILISEDLEELLSLADKVVVMYHGMCSVPLDADKVTQQEIGLLMSGEGFNNSTDEAGHAA
- a CDS encoding amidohydrolase, whose translation is MLKKIFITLCVITAIVIVGGNFYLKPASQDSEYVISSGTILTMDENTPKASAIWVKDGIIKALGQNAIKAAQANSLPIIDLKGQTLTPGLVEPHTHPTAAALLGATVDVSAITHSNRQQIMDTLIKASDGIALTPWMIAFGWDPVAIPDLEPPTLEELDAILPDRPMVILTQMMHEAYLNTAAFKAAGVKIIDKEDRFEGFVRDENGKLTGTVREVHGISEIVSKAPSASPAVAELLLRLQYNKYARAGYTTIGVTGAVGRLPDPVGLLKKVSKEDTSPLRTFVYLLPDQTEKYGLEGDDNFKIVGIKFWLDGSPFTGGAAFKDGYHESELTEKLTGIPHTHPSTMNYDDSIIRIQAGKYHAKGYQIALHVQGEDAIDQALMVFGEIQAEDLKPGLHHRLEHNALMTREEMRRAKELELSTGFFVDHIYYYGDALPHLVGPERANRYMPVKSALDMGLVTSLHGDHPATPVDAIRVMRTATQRKSRSGKNITAPSEAITPEQALYAMTMGGASQLGMQDKIGSIAVGKKADFTLFDKSPIEALQKGEEFNVVKTWKGGLVTDIRPATFTHLSLIWQALLEIINKPS
- a CDS encoding ABC transporter permease — translated: MLLEPRQHTPLWMTISAPIIAVAIVLILSGGLIAWAGAPLLDSYIALIVGAFGSKFAIAETLVRATPLILTGLAAAVAFRAKLWNIGGEGQLYAGALAVTYFGTGLIELPSFLMIPFLFFVGAVAGGLLLLFPALLKTKLKVDEVVTTLLLNFVVLLFANYLLFGPWKDPMAMGWPQGAPVIEQGILENLVAKTRLHAGLIFSVLAAVCMWLVMSKTKWGLEIRAVGHNQDAAKFAGIPINKTIIRTALISGGLAACAGVTEVAGTKEYLTLDISPGFGYTGIAVAMLAGLNPLGVILAALFFAGIYNGADSMSRAMNVSNYIADVITAGSLLMVMLAVMLTRMRIRLKG
- a CDS encoding substrate-binding periplasmic protein, giving the protein MGTNRNLRQRLFVAALASSLLSVPSSVMANCDTLSVAAAKIPHFSESADKGIFISLIREAATRANLNIDIEVMPKKRALARFLRGNSNTLMPHSSAGQKLDAYKSAPILAKMDLAFVRKGDTIPQSIDDLSGKTVGLTAQYSYPKHLTSRTDIHFVRQAQNDEENIRMLAAGRYDVAIIEKSSGSRAVNKSAKDKIDFDLQSPITELQVWIMFSKDDCGRQLQQKINKAFKSMRDDDSWQNLFKQTKADS
- a CDS encoding ornithine cyclodeaminase translates to MLKPAPSSLAMVPFVSVDNMMDLINEKGIETFLLELAEYIEDDFRRWPVFDKKPRVASHSKDGVIELMPTCDGETYGFKYVNGHPKNTKEGYQTVTAFGVLSSLSNGYPVLLTEMTVLTALRTAATSAVVAKYLAPKGSKTMAMIGNGAQCEFQAMAFKAICGIDTVRLYDIDPAATEKAARNLMGSGLNIVSCTSSEEAVSSADIITTCTADKQYATILTDNMVGSGVHLNCIGGDCPGKTELHADILHRSDIFVEYPPQTRIEGEIQQLAEDHPVTEFWEVLNGTQEGRTSDSQITLFDSVGFAIEDFSALRYVYDQVQKSDKYVDLDMLADPDDPRDLFGMVARANAATH
- a CDS encoding Lrp/AsnC family transcriptional regulator yields the protein MNNTDRKIVNFLRHSGRATVTEISENLGISRATVKARMEKLSADGEILGYSVVLKSDSQTHAIRGLMMIEIAGMASDAIVRRLSGYAEVLAIHSTNGRWDLIVELGTETLEEFDKLLGFIRQIKEIKSSETSLLLSTKKQNTIVRD
- the rocF gene encoding arginase, producing the protein MSFENRDCVLIGATISSGTDIEGCQLGPDTLRAAGIAKTLEELGHTVEDTGNLTPPTTATFSNTPDGENLAETISWSQALQQVGYETVRNRNFPIFMGGDHSLAFGSVPGLTRYAHEQDRPQFVLWIDAHADFHSLDTTESGNLHGTPVAYITGDNSFDGFFPKLDHTLAPENLMIMGMRSVDRAEKARLSDAGITTHDMRQIDEKGVTALLTPFLERVKEENGFLHVSFDVDGLDPDIAPAVGTTVPGGLSYREAHLIMEILHDSNLVTSLDLAELNPLLDVRGQTARLLIDLTASLMGRRVLS
- a CDS encoding amidohydrolase family protein encodes the protein MLDLLVKNARLAGTTEVQDIAVKDGKIVEVAPKIDGDAARVLDASGYLVTTPFVDSHFHMDSTLTYGRPRVNESGTLLEGIALWSEVKPLLDATDIKKRAHDFCRWAIAKGNLAIRSHVDICDPSLLAVEALLEVVEEVKPYLDLQLVAFPQDGFYRDPKAEEQLIRALDKGVHVVGGIPHFERTMADGAASVKALCELAAERGLMVDMHCDESDDPMSRHVETLACETTRLGLEGRVTGSHLTSMHSMDNYYVSKLMALMAEAELHAVANPLINITLQARHDTYPKRRGMTRVKELMEAGINVAFGHDCVMDPWYSLGTHDMLEVASMGLHVGQMTGQDQMRQMFRAVTTNGAKALGLEGYGLDVGCYADFVVLQARDEIEALRLRPARLHVIRRGKEIATTPKQETMVFQGEEAHKVDFLLS
- a CDS encoding BMP family protein, giving the protein MKKIISAIVVGVAVLVGATSAMAEKIKVAGIYTVPVQQKWAGTLHRALVAAEKAGEIEYVFSEKVANTDYVRVMREYAESGVKMIVGEAFGISREARKVAKDYPEIAFLMGDPGDKYGDNFSAFDNYIHEPCYLMGVIAGSMTKTNKIGMVGGYPIGEVNRLFHAFMAGAKSVNPDVEFKVSFIGSWYDPPKAKEFAYAQVEAGVDILYAERAGVVDAAREKGILAFGNVNDMNKEENGKDVVVASALWHMENAINYAVGQVKAGTYKAENYKEWTMMQKGGASLSPFYEFDTKIPAAAKAKVEELSAKIMAGEFEVEIIDSEPKSTY